One genomic region from Clarias gariepinus isolate MV-2021 ecotype Netherlands chromosome 22, CGAR_prim_01v2, whole genome shotgun sequence encodes:
- the LOC128510502 gene encoding lysophosphatidic acid receptor 4, with translation MNNSSTVPCAGEWSADFQFYLFPITYILVMVFGLLGNLGALYIFIFKAEHKSPSRVYIISLAVADTIFLCVLPFRIHYHLNGNDWTFGKVACRLTGTLFFANVYISIAFMSCICVDRYLATVHPHTYLRLRNTRCALVVSACVWLLGGGVILAFILTSPDMHVINGKASCFENFSENEWKTSLAPYSAFSLVFGALLPSIVILVLYPVVARRISCIKTRTARGALRIIYTVLAITVLCFLPYHLVYFLHLLWRTQVIHDCLLADIIYKARRITMALVSLNSLLDPVLYYFATSHFKWKCTWNFKLLKPKKRKGVYVISEGLQCQ, from the coding sequence ATGAACAACTCCAGCACTGTCCCATGCGCCGGCGAGTGGAGTGCCGATTTCCAGTTCTACCTCTTCCCCATCACCTACATCCTCGTGATGGTGTTTGGTCTGCTGGGGAATCTGGGAGCTCTTTACATCTTCATATTCAAAGCAGAGCACAAGTCCCCGTCGAGAGTTTACATCATCAGCCTGGCCGTAGCTGACACCATCTTCCTGTGCGTGCTCCCCTTCCGCATTCACTACCACCTAAATGGCAACGACTGGACATTCGGAAAGGTGGCTTGTCGTCTGACGGGTACGCTGTTCTTCGCCAACGTCTACATCAGCATCGCTTTCATGAGCTGCATTTGTGTGGACCGCTACCTGGCCACCGTCCATCCCCACACGTACCTGCGTCTCCGGAACACACGCTGCGCTCTTGTCGTGTCCGCCTGCGTCTGGTTGCTTGGCGGGGGGGTCATTTTAGCCTTCATTTTAACTTCGCCAGACATGCACGTCATCAACGGGAAGGCAAGCTGCTTTGAGAACTTCTCCGAGAACGAATGGAAGACGAGTCTGGCTCCGTACAGTGCCTTCAGCCTGGTTTTCGGCGCCTTGCTTCCATCAATCGTTATCCTGGTGCTCTACCCGGTGGTGGCACGTCGGATCTCGTGTATCAAGACCCGTACAGCGCGCGGTGCCTTGAGGATCATCTACACCGTCCTGGCCATCACGGTCCTCTGCTTCTTGCCCTACCACCTAGTGTACTTTCTGCACCTGCTGTGGCGGACTCAGGTCATCCATGACTGCTTGCTGGCGGATATTATCTACAAAGCCAGGCGCATTACCATGGCGCTGGTCAGCTTGAACAGCCTGCTCGACCCAGTGCTGTATTACTTCGCCACCAGCCACTTCAAGTGGAAGTGCACATGGAACTTCAAGCTGCTGAAGCCAAAGAAGAGGAAAGGCGTCTACGTCATCTCGGAGGGGCTACAATGCCAGTGA